The genomic DNA CTACCGTTAAGCGATTTGTGCTATTGGCATCGACGGGATCCCATGCTGCGTCAGAGACATATTTATACATGCCTATGCATCTGAGTCAGTTTTGGCCTATTCTTATAGTATAAATCAAGACTAGAAGTGAGATTTGCTATGAAAATGCCTGAAACGAGTTTTTTTGAATGGCAACGTCAATTCAGCGCTGAAATTGATTGCTTAAATCACATTAAGAAAATGAGATGGCCTAATGGTTTTGTTTGCCCTAGATGCTCTTGTGAGCATGCCTATGAGCTTACAACCCGCAATGTATATGAATGCAGTCAATGTCATAAACAAACATCGGTCACAGCAGACACATTATTCCACGGTAGCCGTATTCCTATCACTAAGTGGTTTTGGGCAATCTACTTTTTAGGCTCAGATAAAGGCAGTATTTCAGCATTAAGATTGAGCAAGCACATTGAAGTTAATTGGCGAACGGCACGTTTGATATTAAGTAAGCTGAGAACGGCTATGGGCCATAGAGACAGCTTATATAGACTGTCAGGCGTTATTGAAATTGATGATGCGTTAGTGGGTGGCAGAAGGAAGGGCAAGCGTGGACGTGGAGCAGAAGGTAAAACACCTGTTTTAGTTGCCGTTGAAAGCAAAGGAAAAAGAGCTGGATTTATTGCTATGCAGGCTGTGAATAGCGTTTGCCATGATAGTGTTGAAAAGTTCGTTGCCAAACACTTAACGAGACAGCAAAAAGTGCATACAGACGGCTTACCTGCGTTGAACATTATAGATAAGACTCAACAACATGAAGCGAGGGTTACCCCCAGTGAGCTTGTTGATGAATGGCTGCCTTGGGTTCATATTGCCATTGGTAACTTAAAGGCATTTTTACTTGGGACATTTCATGGTGTTTCAGGAAAGTACCTACAAGAATACCTGAGCGAGTTCTGTTATCGGTTCAATCGTAGACAAATGGAAAGAGAAATACCTAACAGATTGTTAAATTTGGCAATAATTCACACGCCAATACATTCTTACTGAGCCAACTGCATAGGCATGTATTTATATAAATATTCAAAACGTGAATCATGGCCTGAGTAGAATGAAATGGGTTTGCCTTCTTCAAGCTTACCAAAGGCACAACCTTCATGGCGGAAGCGACCTAATGCAGTACGCTTAGTCGCGCGAGAGTTTGGATTGTATGGGTCAATTTCAACAATATAACCGTGGCCATTAGCTTCGTTACGGTAATCGTTCGCCGCGCTTGAGCCTGTTGGCGTGACATCAAAACGAGCAAACTCGTCTAAACGTTCGTCGTCATCACCGGCTAAATGGTTCCAGCCATAACGAGTATCAGAGGTAGAAATACCAATTCGAGTTTGTTGCTCGGTTAACGCGCCTTTATTAACAAAATATCCTGGCCAGTTTTCCTCACAGGTTAGATAAGTGCCCCAAGGCGTATAACCATTACCACAGTTATTTAAGGTACCGCGCGCTTGACTGCCGTCGGGAGAATAACGCGTTTCAAGGTATGAACTGTACGCTAACGGACCGGCGATATCCATCACGGTTGCGCCGGTGAAACGGCGGTTATGGCTGTCGTTTTCGACCACTTGCCATAGGTTGTTGACTAATTTAATCCGTACAACTGAAATACCATGGGCATTGATTTCTTTGCGGATTTCATCAATAACGCTGCGCTTACCATCAGCATCAAACGTTGGGCCGCTTGGGTGCAATGCATCTTGGTCGATGTATTCATGGTTGATACACAATAAACCGTCATCTGCCGCATCATTCAGCGGGAAGAAATGCATACCATCATGGTGCATCCCGACAGAGTTTGCTTGGTCTATAGCGGTATTGCTGCCATCGGCTTTCCATGCTGCCGCTTTTGAATTTAATGGTGTTCCCCAAGGCGCTAGCACATAAGCTGAATATCCTGCAGGAACCACCACAGCATCGGTTTTAGACCCTGCAATAGACTCAAAGCCTAATACCGCAGAACTCTGAATTGGTGCAACTGGCGCTGTAGCGGCACTAGGCGTTGTCGGGGTTTGCGCTGCGGTGTCGTTATCAGAACCACAAGCACTCAATCCGAATCCGCCAAACGCAGTCATCGCACTAAGGCCTAGACCACGCTTAACAAAATTACGACGAGATAGATGATTATCCATCACTTCATTGAAAGGAGTATTTTTGCTGTTGTTAAAACGAGTTGGATCAAATGTCGCCTTGCTCATAAATTGTCCTTAGCTATGCTCTGAAAAAAAACGGATCAAATATTAGGTATAATTATTTGTTAATTAACATAAGCGTCTAATGTGACAACAAGGTACAAACTGGATGACAAAAATGTGGCAATAAAAAGACAATCAGGATACCGCAGCATCTGATGACATCAATATACACACTCTAATTCTAATACTGGCGACTAACGACTAACGACAGATGACTAAATACGAATATTAACGACTCATAAAAATAGATTTTAGCGTTTTTTAGCGCCAGTAGATGATGCCGCTAGGGCTTTTTTACGTGCTTGTTGTTTTAATGCAGATTTAGTTGTTTTACGGGTAACCGGAGCGATCAAATTAAGGTCTGGCTCAAATCCGCCCAGCCATTGCTGCGGTAAACGGCGGTCTAAAAAGGCTTCGAGTTTAGTCAGTAACGGCTCGTCATCAACACTTAATAAGGTAATAGCTTGGCCTTGCTTACCCGCTCGGCCCGTTCGGCCGATCCGGTGTACATAGTCTTCAACTTGAAACGGTAATTCCATATTAACGACAAAATTTAACTCGTTAATGTCTAACCCTCTTGCAGCCACATCGGTGGCAACTAACGCGGTCACATCACCCGCTTTAAAAGCAGCCAACACTTGTTCGCGCACGGCTTGAGTCAGATCAGCATGAAACGGTTCTGCAGCTACGCCAGCTTGCTTCATTTGCTTAACCAATGCGTCTGCGCCTTGTTTAGTACGGCAAAATATCAAGCTTTGTTGCCAGCTTTCTTGGGCAATTAAATGACACAGCATGGCGCACTTTCGGTTGGCATCGACATTAAATACCCGCTCGACAATATGGCTAGCGGTGGTATTACGTTGTGCCACTTCAATCACTTGCGGCGAGCGCAATAAACGGCGACTAAAGCTGAGCATACGATCATCTAAGGTGGCTGAAAATAATAGGGTTTGCCGTGTACTTGGCAAGCGCTTGAGTACCTCGACAATTTCATCTTTAAAGCCCATGTCCAGCATGCGATCCGCTTCATCAAATACCAAATGGGTT from Shewanella psychromarinicola includes the following:
- a CDS encoding IS1595 family transposase, which produces MKMPETSFFEWQRQFSAEIDCLNHIKKMRWPNGFVCPRCSCEHAYELTTRNVYECSQCHKQTSVTADTLFHGSRIPITKWFWAIYFLGSDKGSISALRLSKHIEVNWRTARLILSKLRTAMGHRDSLYRLSGVIEIDDALVGGRRKGKRGRGAEGKTPVLVAVESKGKRAGFIAMQAVNSVCHDSVEKFVAKHLTRQQKVHTDGLPALNIIDKTQQHEARVTPSELVDEWLPWVHIAIGNLKAFLLGTFHGVSGKYLQEYLSEFCYRFNRRQMEREIPNRLLNLAIIHTPIHSY
- a CDS encoding DEAD/DEAH box helicase codes for the protein MSFAALSLDTFLVNRLAELNYQQPTPIQLRAIPVILSGKDVMAGAQTGTGKTAAFALPILHNILSRRNVSIDPHSGAETPSAKAVISCLVLVPTRELAQQVQLSIEQYAKGSDIGCVMVYGGVSIGAQVQQLAAGTDILVATPGRLLDLLRKRALSLSQLTHLVFDEADRMLDMGFKDEIVEVLKRLPSTRQTLLFSATLDDRMLSFSRRLLRSPQVIEVAQRNTTASHIVERVFNVDANRKCAMLCHLIAQESWQQSLIFCRTKQGADALVKQMKQAGVAAEPFHADLTQAVREQVLAAFKAGDVTALVATDVAARGLDINELNFVVNMELPFQVEDYVHRIGRTGRAGKQGQAITLLSVDDEPLLTKLEAFLDRRLPQQWLGGFEPDLNLIAPVTRKTTKSALKQQARKKALAASSTGAKKR